In Streptomyces camelliae, the sequence AGCGAGGAGAAGCACGTGGCACACGAGGTACGCGCCGTCGTCGCCCGGAAGAAGGGCGCCCCGGTGTCGGTGGAGACAGTCCTGGTGCCGGACCCCGGCCCGGGCGAGGCGCTGGTGCAGGTGCAGGCCTGCGGCGTCTGCCACACCGATCTGCACTACCGCGAAGGCGGGATCGGCGACGAGTTCCCGTTCCTGCTCGGCCATGAGGCGGCCGGTGTCGTCGAGTCGGTCGGCGAGGGCGTCACCGAGGTCGCGCCCGGCGACTTCGTCGTCCTCAACTGGCGTGCCGTCTGCGGCACTTGCCGGTCCTGTCGCAAGGGCAAGCCGTGGTACTGCTTCGCCACGCACAACGCCACCCAGTCGATGACCCTGACTGGGGGCACCTCCCGGACGAAGTCTGGGGGAGGCAGCGAGCTGACCCCGGCCCTCGGTATCGGAGCCTTCGCCGAGAAGACCCTTGTCGCGGCCGGCCAGTGCACCAAGGTGGACCCGACCGCATCGGCCGCCGCGGCGGGGCTGCTCGGCTGCGGCGTGATGGCCGGATTCGGCGCCGCGGTCCACACCGGCGGCGTCGGCCGCGGCGACTCGATCGCGGTCATCGGCTGCGGCGGCGTCGGCATGGCCGCCATCGCGGGCGCCAAGGTCGCCGGCGCCGGCCGGATCATCGCCGTGGACGTCGACGAGCGGAAGCTGAAGCGGGCCGAGGAGTTCGGCGCCACCGACACCGTCCACTCAGGCAGGACCGACGCCGTCGAGGCCATCCGCTCCCTCACAGGCGGCTTCGGCGCCGATGTCGTCGTGGACGCGGTCGGCCGCCCCGAGACCTACCGGCAGGCCTTCTACGCCCGGGACCTCGCCGGCACCGCCGTCCTGGTCGGCGTGCCCACTCCGGAGCTGACCGTCGAGCTGCCCCTGCTGGACGTCTTCGGCCGCGGCGGGGCGCTGAAGTCGTCCTGGTACGGCGACTGCCTGCCCTCCCGCGACTTCCCGGCCCTCATCGACCTGTACCTGCAAGGCCGCTTCGACCTCGACGGCTTCGTCAGCGAGACCATCGCCCTGGACGAGGTGGAGTCGGCGTTCGACCGGATGCACCGCGGTGAAGTCCTGCGCTCGGTGGTGGTCCTGTGACCGCACGGACCGAGCACCTGGTCACCTCCGGCACCTGCCAACTGGACGGCGGCAGCCGGCAGGCGGACAACAACGTCCGGCTGATCGGCGACGACCGGAAGGTCCTGGCCGTCGACGCCGCCCACGACGACGCCCCCGCCGAACTCACCGCCCCCGAAACCCCGGTGGAGATCGAGTACTTCGGCGCCAAGGTGCCGGCCGTCACCGCGGCCGAGCCCCTGTTCGACCCCGAGATGACGCGCATCCGGCGCTGAAACGGCCACCACCCCCACCGATCCACCACCGGCACGACTCCCAGGAGATGGACAGATGGCCTCTTCGTACGACGTGATCGTCGTCGGCCTGGGCGGGATGGGCAGCGCGGCCGCCTGTCACCTCGCCGCCCGCGGCCTGCGTGTGCTCGGCCTGGAACGCTTCGGTCCGGCCCACAACCGCGGCTCCAGCCACGGCGGTTCCCGCATCTACCGCCAGGCCTACTTCGAGGACCCGGCCTATGTGCCCCTGCTGCTGCGCGCCCACGAACTGTGGGAGAAGCTGGCCATCGACTCCGGGCGCGAGGTCTTCACCGAGACCGGCGGTCTCATGATCGGCCGCGAGGACAGCGCGGCCTTCGCCGGCACCCTGAACAGCGCCCGCCAGTGGGGCCTGGACCACGAGGTGCTCGACGCCGCCGGCATCCGGCGCCGATTCCCCACCTTCAACCCGGCCGCCGAGGACGTCGCCTTCTACGAGCGCAAGGCCGGCATCGCCCGGCCCGAGGCGACGGTCACCGCGCACCTGGATCTCGCCCGGGCCCACGGCGCCGAACTGCACTTCGCCGAGCTGGTCCTCGGCTGGGAGGCCGACGGGCCGGGAGGCAAGGCCTGGGTGGTCACCGACCGCGGCGCCTACACCGCCGACCGGCTCGTCTTCGCCCCCGGGGCCTGGGCGTCGAAGCTGCTGCCCGGCCTCGGTGTGACGGTGACGGTGGAACGCCAGGTCATGTACTGGTTCCAGCCCGAGGGCGGCACCGGCCCGTTCGCCGCCGACCGGCACCCCGTCTACATCTGGGAGGACCCCGACGGCACCCAGATCTACGGCTTCCCCTCCCTCGACGGCCCCGACGGCGGCGCCAAGGTCGCCTTCTTCCGCAAGGGCGTCCCCAGCGACCCCGAGACCCTCGACCGGCAGATCCACCCGGACGAGATCGAGGCCATGGCCGCGCATCTGCGCACCCGTATCCCCACCCTGCCCGGCCGCTTCCTCAAGGCCGCGGCCTGCATGTACAGCAACACCCCGGACGAGCACTTCGTCCTCGCCCGGCACCCCGAGCACCCGCAGGTGACGGTGGCCTGCGGATTCTCCGGCCACGGGTTCAAGTTCGTGCCCGTGATCGGCGAGATCATCGCCGACCTGGCCATCGACGGCACCACCGATCACCCCATCGCCCTCTTCGACCCGCGCCGCGTGCGCGTCCGCCCCCTTCCGAGGTGACACCGATGACCACGACCGATCTGCCCCCGAGCCTGATCGCCACCCTCTCCGGCGAGTACTACACCGACCCCGCCGTCTTCGCCCTGGAGCAGGAGCGCGTCTTCGAGACCATGTGGTTCTGCGTGGCCCGTGCCTCGGAGCTGGCCGAGCCCGGCCAGTTCCGCACCTGCCAGGTGGGCCGTGAGAGCGTGCTGGTCTCCCGCTCCCGGGACGGCTCGATCAAGGCCTTCCTGAACATCTGCCGGCACCGCGGCGCCAAGCTGTGCACCGAGGAGTCCGGCGAGGTCAAGCGTGCCTTCCAGTGCCCGTACCACGCCTGGACGTACGGCCTGGACGGCAAGCTGGTCGCCGCGCCCAACCTGACCTCGATGCCGGACATCGACCGCACCGCGTACGGCCTGGTCAACGTCCATGTCCGGGAGTGGCTGGGCTATGTGTGGGTGTGCCTGGCCGACAACCCGCCGTCCTTCGAGGAGGACGTGATCGGGGCCGTCGTCGAGCGGCTCGGCGACGTCGAGTCGATCGAGCGCTACGGCATCGAGAACCTCTCGGTGGGCCGGCGGATCACCTACGACGTGAAGGCCAACTGGAAGCTCATCATCGAGAACTTCATGGAGTGCTACCACTGCGCCACGATCCACCCCGAACTCACCGAGGTCCTTCCGGAGTTCGCCGACGGCTACGCGGCGCAGTACTACGTCGGCCACGGCGCGGAGTTCGGTGAGGAGGTCAAGGGCTTCACCGTGGACGGCTCCGAGGGCCTGGACCGCATTCCCGGGGTCGCCGAGGACCAGGACCGCCGCTACTACGCCATCACCGTCAAGCCGCAGGTCTTCATCAACCTCGTGCCCGACCACGTGATCTTCCACCGGATGTACCCCCTCGCGGCGGACCACACCATCGTGGAGTGCGACTGGCTGTACCTGCCGCACGTCGTGGAGAGCGGCAAGGACGTGGACCGCTCGGTGGAACTCTTCCACCGCGTCAACCAGCAGGACTTCGACGCCTGTGAGCGCACCCAGCCGGGCATGAGCTCACGGCTCTACGCCAAGGGCGGTGTCCTGGTGCCCAGCGAGCACCACATCGGCGAGTTCCACACCTGGCTGCAGGACAAGCTCGGCGTACGCCCCCTCGGCTGACCCTGCCCGCCCCGGTACCGCCCGTCCACCTGCCGCACGGCCCCTCCGGCGGGTGGACGGGCCATTCGGCCGTACGCCCCGGCCCCGCACCGCCCGGGGCCACCCATACTGGAGGTATGGCCATGCATCGGCGTGCGGGCCGGTCGCCGGGTGCGGCGCGGCCGGCCGGGACCGAGGTCCGGCCGCGAGCCTCGCAGCGGCGAGGGGCAGGCCTGCGCTCTCTCCTGAGCGTGCACAGCGTCGCCGGTCAGGTGCTCGTCCTCCAGGTGGGGGTCGTCCTGTTGCTCGTGGTCGCCGCCGTGGTGGCCCTGGTGCTCCAGGCCCGCAGCACGACCCTCCAGGACGCCAGGGAGCGCTCGCTGGTCGGCGCCGAGATGTTCGCGAACGCCCCAGGGACCCTGAGCGCCATGAAATCGGCCGACCCCAGTGCCCTGCTCCAGCCGCGCGCGGAGCAGGCCCGGAAACAGGCCAAGGTCACCTACGTCATCGCGTTCAGCCCGTCCGGCATCCGCTGGACCCACCCCGACCCGCGCCTCATCGGCAAACGCGTCGTCGGCACCTACGCGGACTCGCTGGCCGGCAAGGTGCACCAGGACACGTACGACACACCGGGCGTCGGCCGCGCCGTGGACACGATGGCCCCCGTGAAGGACCCAGCCGGCAAGGTCGTCGGCGTGGTGTCCGTGGGCATCACCGTCAAGAGCGTGAACCAGCGGGTGATGGGACAGATGCCGCTGCTGTTCGGCTCCGCCGCCGTCGGGCTGGCGCTGGTCACGGGCGGCTCGGCCCTGGTGAGCCGGCGGCTGCGGCGGCAGACGCACGGTCTGGAACCGGCCGAGATGACGCGGATGTACGAGCACCACGACGCGGTCCTGCACTCGGTCCGGGAGGGCGTGCTCGTCATCGACGGCGAGGGACGGCTGCTGCTGGCCAACGACGAGGCCGCCCGCCTGCTGGACCTGCCCGGGGACGTGACGGGCCGGCGCGTCACCGAACTGGGCCTGTCCTCGCCGGCCGCCGCGCTGCTGGCCTCGGGCCGGGCCGTCAGCGACGAGGTGGTCCTGGCGGGGGAGCGGCTGCTCGCGGTCAACGTACGTCCCACCGCCCCGCACGGCGGGCCGGGCGGCAGCGTGGCGACCCTGCGGGACACCACGGAGCTGCGCGCGCTCGCGGGCCGTGCCCGGGTCGCGCGGGAGCGGCTGCAACTGCTCTACGACGCCGGGGTGCGCATCGGCACGACCCTCGATGTGGCCCGCACGGCCGAGGAACTGGCCCGGATCGCGGTGCCCCGGTTCGCGGACTTCGCCACCGTCGAACTGCTGGACGCGGTACGGCGCGGTGAGGAACCGGACGGGGCGAACCCGACCGTGCACCGGGCCGCCGTGCACGGCATCCGGGACGACCATCCGCTGAACCCGGTGGACGAGGCGGTCACGTGGCCGGCGACGACGCCCCAGGCACAGGGGCTGCGCAGCGGCCGCGCCGTGCTGGAGTCCGATCTGCGTGCGGCACGCGGCTGGCGGTCGCAGGATTCCGAACGGGCGCGCCGCGTCCTGGACTTCGGGATGCGTTCCCTGATCACGGTGCCGCTCCGGGCCCGTGGCATGGCGTTGGGGGTGGTCGACTTCTGGCGCTCGGAGCAGGACGCCTCCACCGAGGAGGACCTGGCGGTCGCCGAGGAACTGGCTGCCCGTGCGGCGGTCGCGATCGACAACGCCCGCCGCTACACCCGCGAGCACGCCATGGCGGTCACCCTCCAGCGCAGCCTGCTGCCCCGCATCCTGCCCGAGCAGTCGGCCCTGGAGGTGGCCCACCGCTACCTGCCCGCCCAGGCCGGGGTGAGCGGGGACTGGTTCGATGTGATCCCGCTGCCCGGGGCCCGGGTCGCCCTCGTCGTCGGCGACGTCGTCGGCCACGGACTGCACGCCGCCGCGACCATGGGCCGGCTGCGCACCGCGGTCCACAATTTCTGCGCCCTCGATCTGTCCCCCGACGAACTGCTGAGCCACCTGGACGAGCTGGTCGCCCGGATCGACGAGAGCGAGAGCAACGACAGCGGTGAGAACGGCGGTGAGGCCACCCGGGGTGAGGGCGCGGGCGTCACCGGTGCCGGCTGTCTGTTCGCGATCTACGATCCCGTCTCCGGCCGGTGCACCGTGGCCCGGGCCGGCCATCCGGGACCGGCTCTCGTCGGCCCCGACGGCACGGTCACCTTCCCTGATGTTCCGGTCGCGCCGCCGCTGGGCCTCGGTGCCGGTCTGCCCGTCGAGACCGCCGAACTGGAGCCGGCCGAGGGTTCCCTGCTCGCCCTCTACACGGACGGGCTCGTCGAAGACCGCGAGCGCGACCTGGACACCGGGCTCGAACTCCTGCGAGGAGCCCTCGCACAGCCCGACCGGACACCCGAACAAGCCTGCCGGGCGGTCCTCGACGCCCTGCTGCCCGACCGTCCCCGTGACGACATCGCTCTGCTGGTGGCCCGGACCCGGCTCACGGACCCGGACCGGGTCGCCGACTGGGACGTGCCCGCCGACCCCGCCGCCCTCGCTCCCCTCCGCGCCGAGTGCGCCCGCCGGCTGGCGGCCTGGGGCCTGGACGAGATCTCCTTCACGACCGAACTCATCCTCAGCGAGCTCGTCACCAACGCCATCCGCTACGGCGGCGAGCCCATCCGGCTCCGGCTGCTGCTCGACGGGGACAGCTTGATCTGCGAAGTGGCCGACGGCAGCAGCACCTCACCGCATCTGCGCCGCGCCGCCACCACCGACGAGGGCGGCCGGGGGCTGTTCCTGGTCGCCCACTTCGCCCGGCGCTGGGGCGTGCGGTACATCGCCCGCGGCAAGGTCATCTGGAGCGAGCAGTCCCTGGAAGGCCCCGCCGCCGGGCCCGACGGTGATCTGGGTGACCTGCTGCTGGAGCTGGGGGACGTACCCCCGCTGTAACCCCCGCAGTGTTGCGCATGGCGAATCTCGGTGCACCATGCCAAACCAATGCCTGCATCTCCCTTGACAAGCCCGTGCCGCCGCGGAAAGCATGTTGCGTATAACGAAGAGCGTTGTGTTATTAGAGACAGCGAGCCACAGTGTTCGGCACCCGGAGGACCGGCATGAGGAGCATCACCGTCGTCGGCGCGTCACTGGCCGGTCTCAGCACGGTGCGCGCGCTGCGCGCGGAGGGCTATGACGGCGAGATCGTCGTGGTGGGCGAGGAGCGCCACACCCCCTACGACCGGCCCCCGTTGTCCAAGGAGTTCCTCAAGGGCGACCTCGACACCGACGCGCTCGCGCTCGGCGACGCGGACGAGTACGAGGAGCTGGGGGCGCGATGGCTGCTCGGCGAACGCGCGGTCCGGCTGGACACCGCGGCGCGCTCCGTGACGCTGGCCGGAGGGCAGGAACTGCGCACCGACGGCGTCGTCGTCGCGACCGGCGCGAGCCCCCGCACGCTCCCGGGCACGGAGGGCCTGGCCGGCATCCACACCCTGCGTACCCTCGACGACGCCCAGGCCCTGCGCGCCGATCTGCACAGCGGCCTGCCCCGGGTCGTCGTCATCGGCGCCGGCTTCATCGGCGCCGAGGTGGCCTCCACCGCCCACCGGCTCGGCCTCCACGTCACGGTCGTCGAGGCGCTCGACGTACCGCTGGAGCGCCAACTGGGCCGCGAGATGGGGCTGGTGTGCTCCTCGCTGCACAGCGATCACGGGGTCGGCCTGATCTGCGGCATCGGCGTGGCGGGATTCACCGGCGAGGAGCGGGTCACCGGAGTGCGGCTGGCGGACGGGCGGGTGCTGCCCGCCGACGTCGTCGTGACCGGGGTGGGCGTGCGGCCCGCCACCGACTGGCTCGCCGGCTCCGGCGTCCAGGTGGACGACGGCGTGGTGTGCGACTCCGGCTGCTCGACCAATGTGCCGGGCGTGGTCGCCGTCGGTGACGTCGCCCGCTGCCCCCACCCGTTCACCGGACGGCACGCCCGCGTCGAGCACTGGACCAGCGCCACCGAGCAGGCGACCACCGCCGCCCGCACCCTGCTGTCCGGGGTCTCGGCCCCCGCCCCGCTCACGGCCCCGTACTTCTGGTCCGACCAGTACCAGGTGCGCATCCAGCTCGCCGGACACGTCGCCCCCGGCGCCCAGCCCGAGATCGTCGACGGCGACCTCGACAGCCGCTCCTTCACCGCCGTCTACCGGCGCGAGGGCTCCGCCGTCGCCGTGCTCTCCCTCAACCAGCCGAAGCTCTTCAACCGGCTGCGGCGCACCCTCGTCCCGGCCGCCGTGGCCCTGACCTCATGACTCCCGTGACCTCCCCGCGCGCCGGTGCCCTGAGTGTTCCGCGGCATCTGCGGTACACCTGGGACCACGAGTGGCTGATCGTGGACGGGGGCAACGCCACCGTCGGCGTGACAGCTTTCGCCGTACAGGCCCTCGGCGAGGTCGCCCACCTGAGGCTGCCCGCGCCGGGTGCCTGGGTCGAGGCCGGTGAGGCCTGCGGCGAGATCGGGTCAGCGGCGGCCGTCAGCGCCGTGTACGCCCCCGCCTCGGGCGAGGTCCTGGAGGTCAACCCCGCGCTGGCCGACGATCCGGGCATCGTCAACTCCGCGCCCTACACGGCTGGTTGGCTGTTCCGGCTGCGGGTCGAGAACATCGCCGGCGCCCTGACCGCCGAGGCGTACGCCGCCTATTGCGACACCCGGGGAGACCGCCGATGACCTCGCCCCAGCGGACCCTGGCCGAGAAACACCCGCCCTGTCCGGGCCGGTGACCGACACAACCCTCCCGCAGGAGCGTGCGCGGGTCCTGCCCGGCACGCTTCGCCGACCCCACGGAGTGTGGCGTGGCAATCAGCGTCTTCGACCTGTTCTCCATCGGCATCGGCCCGTCCAGTTCGCACACCGTGGGCCCGATGCGCGCCGCCGGGATGTTCACCGCCCGGCTGAAGAAGGACGGCCTGCTCGCCCAGACCGCCGCGGTGCGGGCCGAGCTGTTCGGCTCCCTCGGCGCCACCGGCCACGGCCACGGGACCCCCAAGGCCGTACTGCTCGGCCTGGAGGGCAACGAACCGCACACGGTCGACATCGCCCAGGCCGAGCTGGACGTCGAGCGGATCCGCACGACCGGGCGCATCCGCCTGCTCGGCGCCGAGATCGGCCCGGCCCACGAGATCGATTTCGACGTCTCGACCCAACTGGTCCTGCACCGCAGGCGATCGCTGCCGTACCACGCCAACGGCATGACCCTCTTCGCCTATGACGCCGACGGTC encodes:
- a CDS encoding S-(hydroxymethyl)mycothiol dehydrogenase produces the protein MAHEVRAVVARKKGAPVSVETVLVPDPGPGEALVQVQACGVCHTDLHYREGGIGDEFPFLLGHEAAGVVESVGEGVTEVAPGDFVVLNWRAVCGTCRSCRKGKPWYCFATHNATQSMTLTGGTSRTKSGGGSELTPALGIGAFAEKTLVAAGQCTKVDPTASAAAAGLLGCGVMAGFGAAVHTGGVGRGDSIAVIGCGGVGMAAIAGAKVAGAGRIIAVDVDERKLKRAEEFGATDTVHSGRTDAVEAIRSLTGGFGADVVVDAVGRPETYRQAFYARDLAGTAVLVGVPTPELTVELPLLDVFGRGGALKSSWYGDCLPSRDFPALIDLYLQGRFDLDGFVSETIALDEVESAFDRMHRGEVLRSVVVL
- the solA gene encoding N-methyl-L-tryptophan oxidase — encoded protein: MASSYDVIVVGLGGMGSAAACHLAARGLRVLGLERFGPAHNRGSSHGGSRIYRQAYFEDPAYVPLLLRAHELWEKLAIDSGREVFTETGGLMIGREDSAAFAGTLNSARQWGLDHEVLDAAGIRRRFPTFNPAAEDVAFYERKAGIARPEATVTAHLDLARAHGAELHFAELVLGWEADGPGGKAWVVTDRGAYTADRLVFAPGAWASKLLPGLGVTVTVERQVMYWFQPEGGTGPFAADRHPVYIWEDPDGTQIYGFPSLDGPDGGAKVAFFRKGVPSDPETLDRQIHPDEIEAMAAHLRTRIPTLPGRFLKAAACMYSNTPDEHFVLARHPEHPQVTVACGFSGHGFKFVPVIGEIIADLAIDGTTDHPIALFDPRRVRVRPLPR
- a CDS encoding aromatic ring-hydroxylating oxygenase subunit alpha, with translation MTTTDLPPSLIATLSGEYYTDPAVFALEQERVFETMWFCVARASELAEPGQFRTCQVGRESVLVSRSRDGSIKAFLNICRHRGAKLCTEESGEVKRAFQCPYHAWTYGLDGKLVAAPNLTSMPDIDRTAYGLVNVHVREWLGYVWVCLADNPPSFEEDVIGAVVERLGDVESIERYGIENLSVGRRITYDVKANWKLIIENFMECYHCATIHPELTEVLPEFADGYAAQYYVGHGAEFGEEVKGFTVDGSEGLDRIPGVAEDQDRRYYAITVKPQVFINLVPDHVIFHRMYPLAADHTIVECDWLYLPHVVESGKDVDRSVELFHRVNQQDFDACERTQPGMSSRLYAKGGVLVPSEHHIGEFHTWLQDKLGVRPLG
- a CDS encoding SpoIIE family protein phosphatase/ATP-binding protein; this encodes MHRRAGRSPGAARPAGTEVRPRASQRRGAGLRSLLSVHSVAGQVLVLQVGVVLLLVVAAVVALVLQARSTTLQDARERSLVGAEMFANAPGTLSAMKSADPSALLQPRAEQARKQAKVTYVIAFSPSGIRWTHPDPRLIGKRVVGTYADSLAGKVHQDTYDTPGVGRAVDTMAPVKDPAGKVVGVVSVGITVKSVNQRVMGQMPLLFGSAAVGLALVTGGSALVSRRLRRQTHGLEPAEMTRMYEHHDAVLHSVREGVLVIDGEGRLLLANDEAARLLDLPGDVTGRRVTELGLSSPAAALLASGRAVSDEVVLAGERLLAVNVRPTAPHGGPGGSVATLRDTTELRALAGRARVARERLQLLYDAGVRIGTTLDVARTAEELARIAVPRFADFATVELLDAVRRGEEPDGANPTVHRAAVHGIRDDHPLNPVDEAVTWPATTPQAQGLRSGRAVLESDLRAARGWRSQDSERARRVLDFGMRSLITVPLRARGMALGVVDFWRSEQDASTEEDLAVAEELAARAAVAIDNARRYTREHAMAVTLQRSLLPRILPEQSALEVAHRYLPAQAGVSGDWFDVIPLPGARVALVVGDVVGHGLHAAATMGRLRTAVHNFCALDLSPDELLSHLDELVARIDESESNDSGENGGEATRGEGAGVTGAGCLFAIYDPVSGRCTVARAGHPGPALVGPDGTVTFPDVPVAPPLGLGAGLPVETAELEPAEGSLLALYTDGLVEDRERDLDTGLELLRGALAQPDRTPEQACRAVLDALLPDRPRDDIALLVARTRLTDPDRVADWDVPADPAALAPLRAECARRLAAWGLDEISFTTELILSELVTNAIRYGGEPIRLRLLLDGDSLICEVADGSSTSPHLRRAATTDEGGRGLFLVAHFARRWGVRYIARGKVIWSEQSLEGPAAGPDGDLGDLLLELGDVPPL
- a CDS encoding NAD(P)/FAD-dependent oxidoreductase, which encodes MRSITVVGASLAGLSTVRALRAEGYDGEIVVVGEERHTPYDRPPLSKEFLKGDLDTDALALGDADEYEELGARWLLGERAVRLDTAARSVTLAGGQELRTDGVVVATGASPRTLPGTEGLAGIHTLRTLDDAQALRADLHSGLPRVVVIGAGFIGAEVASTAHRLGLHVTVVEALDVPLERQLGREMGLVCSSLHSDHGVGLICGIGVAGFTGEERVTGVRLADGRVLPADVVVTGVGVRPATDWLAGSGVQVDDGVVCDSGCSTNVPGVVAVGDVARCPHPFTGRHARVEHWTSATEQATTAARTLLSGVSAPAPLTAPYFWSDQYQVRIQLAGHVAPGAQPEIVDGDLDSRSFTAVYRREGSAVAVLSLNQPKLFNRLRRTLVPAAVALTS
- a CDS encoding glycine cleavage system protein H — its product is MTPVTSPRAGALSVPRHLRYTWDHEWLIVDGGNATVGVTAFAVQALGEVAHLRLPAPGAWVEAGEACGEIGSAAAVSAVYAPASGEVLEVNPALADDPGIVNSAPYTAGWLFRLRVENIAGALTAEAYAAYCDTRGDRR